The Ziziphus jujuba cultivar Dongzao chromosome 3, ASM3175591v1 region tattgtgattgtgattattgttgttgttgttgttgtcattatcatcatcatcatcattatcatcgtCATTGCTGTTCTTACTATTGTTGttgtcgttattattattattgttgttgttgttacaactatagttattattattattattattactatgtattattgctattattattacttgtgaATACTATTAtggttattgttattactaatattaatattattatttactattgCTATTCTTTTAATCATTAGTGTCAATTGTATACTCATCGTACTTGTCTGAATAGGCAAGTATCATAGTTTTCGGACAAATATCAGACTTTGGTTAAGTATTACAGTCTTTGGACAAGTATTGTAGCATTCGGATAAGTATAAAAGCCTCAGACAAGTATGTAGCCTTCGGGCAGATCATCCAAACTCTCGAGgagttttaattattattattattactattattatggatatttttataatcCTTTTATCTACATTTATTTTGATGTGTTCATAAAATGGTACAAAAATGTAGAATTGTACTAAGTGGATGGTGTGGGTGGAcatgaaaatttaaaagtattctctttttattaaattatttctagtatATATATTCTTACATTTTGTTATTAAAGTGCTGCCTTTTATGGAAAATCTTGTAATAAGGTGAAAGAAATATAGTATGATATTGGAGTATGTTTTCTATGCAAAGAATTTCTGAGACATGCTTGACCTTTAAGGGAGACGCTGTTGGATTTTCTGTAGAACTGTCAAGCAGCATTTTCCTTAAATCAGGGCTTATGTAGGTTCCGATAAAAAATCTTGGATGGGTTTTGACAAAAactcaggattttttttttttcactttttgatcAATGTCTCTCCATtaattcctttcattttttttttcgtagtTTTCAATATCTGTATCCAATATTTTGAGGAACACTATATCTAATATCCATCGAATTTATTTCCTGATTTCTTGGTACATTTGCATACGATAATTGTTGAACCAAAGCTTTCTTTGCATTTGTCATTTGATAGTGGGATCTTAAGAGATGTGGCTCTTTTAGCAGTTGTAATTGGATGACTATGTGACTTGAAAGTCCATAAAGCTATTTACTGATTAAGGTGTAAAATTTCGTTTAGTCAAACTCGATATAGCTTTTTTCAtccccaaaaaaaggaaaaaaaaaactcaatgtGGCTTTGgtaactataaattttttctcCTTCCTTGTGAGAACAAAATTACAAACTTCCCAAATTACATCGTATTAAGATGTAATTATCcatttggtatatttttctGTTATGTATATCAGGATatgtaaaaaagttaaaaaaaagaagaagccatATTTGGATAGAAAAATAGATTGACAAAAGGGCAgtgaattatattattattattattggatgAAGGTCTTGTTTTTGCCAGATCGTGTGATAAAATCTCATTTcattaattctaaaaaaaagttattttttccactgaatgttttttttttattttttattttttatttttatttttttaattttaaattcatgtTTCCAAATGACAGCATATTAATAATGGATAAAAGtggaggataaaaaaaaaaaaaacaaaaaggagatTTGGATCCATTATTATTGCATAAAAACATAAGAAACATAGACAAAATGTTCTAACGCTACTGTTGTACAAAGATAAAAGGCGGAAgagatgatataaataaaacttaGATAATTCTGGTTAATTAAATAGACGATTACGTGGTTTAAACAGGAATCTAGAACCGCATAGGGACTGGAATAGTTCGACTAATAAAGAATATAttagtgaaaaatataaaataggcACGAATACTAAAATGACAGATACGAAAGCTATTCCGTGATGGTACAAATTAAGAGTCGCAGAAAAAGCTACCATCACAGCAGTGATTGAGATGAAAAGTGAAGTCAATCCAATCATCAACTTGAAAGGTAGGGACACAAGAAAATCTTCTTCTACGTACGGAGAGGTTAGGATGGATAAGAACATTAACATGGAAACTGAAGAGGAGACTAAGCCAACTGCATCTGATATTGAAAATACTGTAAAGAGATTCTGTTTAAGAAGAACAGGTTTTCCTGAAGAGTTGTCGAATCCACCTGGGATGCTGAAGGACGCAATAAACAATATAATGGCAACAAGTGCAGTGACAAACATGGATGCCCTAGCTGTTTCCTTCATCCACCTCTCTCCTTCTTCTCTTAAATATTTGTGGGAATCTACAAACAAAGCTCGTGGTGTAAATCCATCAGAGTTCTTCATTTCTCTGTATGAATTTGGTACAATCTTTTCTACCTCCTGtcacaaaaatcaaatttttttggaaacGGTTAATACTTTGATAGTAATGTGATGAATACATATAGTCATTTTTATATTAGAATATCCTAATTTTAATTAAGTATGGATGCACATCCCACACCTAATAAGACGTATAATTGAGAGTTATAGGTCCCATTAGATATAGTATGTATCTGCACTTTACTAAAGTTAGGATATCTTGagttgataaaaattttatatgtgcattataatattgtttcaaaattgatttaaaggagAGTTTCCTTgtctttataatcaatttgattaagGAAACAGTTAAAAAAGCTCACAAGGTACAAAAGCTCACAAGGTACGACTTCCACTCTCAATAGATATATCATTTTAAAGAAATCAAAATCTCACTAGTATTCTAGGGGAGTTTGACGTTTACCTTGAACCATAAAAGTTCCCTTTGCATTTTAAGGGCTGTTGGACGTACGGTATTGAGTTTATCTTGAGGTGCTAATTTGGCAGCTATATGTAGCAAATTGTTTTCCCCACTTGTAACAATCTTTGCTATAATATCTTTAATTGCTCCTAATTGAAACAGTAAACTGAAGATATTCTCATGTCGATTCTTAACCGCAATGTGAAATATGCTACCTGTCATTTCATTCGCCCATACTAGTTGAGGGTTGTGTTGAATTAGCTTGATCAAGAAATCAACATTTCCCACTTCTGCAGCTTCATATAGCAgattttcaacttcttctgTTCTTATTAATGGATTCTCCTCGTCAGAACTTAAAGCACAGCTAAAAAGCTTTCCCAGAAGTTCAAGGGCTTGAGATTGATTTGAGGTTCGTTTGCATGGTACCTGGAAACCTTTTACTAATTGAGAAAGAAAACCAAATTAGTAAAAATTAGTTGcctaagtatatatatatatatatatacatatatatatatgggagaTTTACAGAAGATCCCCTTTGGACCCCATCTTAGCATAATATCAAGTTGTCTTCCAATTTTGTTGTTAggaatttgttaaaaattgaaatatatatatatatattatatacaactGAATACCTAATGGTTTTACCATTTAAACTTCCTTTTATTAAGCATTGCATCATTTTaattattctaatttaaaaatgtatttataattCATCAAATCTTTATAGGTTTCACTTTAttaaataggattttaatatgtcactaaattaatattagattattaatcaatttttaaatcttcATTCTTAAAGTAATTCAAAGTTTAATAAGGAAAGACATAATGCTTTTAACAACCGGTTGACCTAATGTGAACCcgactctatatatatgtatatatattacatgcacatttaagtcaaaaaaaattttttttttagtttttttaaaagtttagtaCAGTTGATCATAGagaatgtatataattatttgttttattttaataaactgTCACTTTTTTCAAAAGCTTAAATTATTTAGATATAAACTATACattacatttaaatattttttaatactccTTAATATGTAAGTTCACCTTCTTTTTGGCTTAATTTAGGTTTTAGTTTTGaacttataatttttaaatttttgactcTGATattatgttgaattttatttttctttattaattttgttaaaaagtttGGATTTGGACATATATTATTTGGGGTTAAATACATGTAGGTCTCTTAAACTGTTAATCATTTTGCATTTTATcccctaaaatttaaaaagtctcATTTTGCCCCTagaattttctctcttttttttttttttttttttttttggttagtcaAATTATGCATTTTTGATGGATGAAATTAACCATACACGACTCATGTAACTTTACTAGGAAGcttttgaattctttttttttttttttttttctttcattactagtatatatacataattttgcaAATTCgtcaaaaaaatcatattattgAACTGATGTGACAAAAACAGGATAATTAAGGGGgcaaaatgaattttttatttttttttaatttagaggacaaattgcaaaaatgttATTAGTTCATGGAAGTAAATTGTAATTAACCCCATTACGGCTATCTACTTAAATGTAAGTAGTCAGTATGGTTAAccactaataaaaaatttaatggaaGGACCAACTTGACACTTTTGATGGTAAATAACATTCTGACATAATTTAGAagcaaaattgcttaaaaataaatatataaataaatgaaatgataaattgaaatttgggGGTAATTTTCTGGTTTTGTAATTTCAGATATTGAATATGAAAACTGGTAAGAACCTGAGTTGTGAACCCGCCTCTTGAACAACCATGGCTGACATTCCCCCTTGAATAATGAAGGCATACGGGCGAACACAAGCAGTGCTGTCTCACCGTATTTGTTTTGTTCGGTGGCCAATTTTTCGTTATATTCCAACATTGTTAAGGCTAtatctaaaattagaaaaattaatttaaaatacaactATAAGTCGattagaaaacaaataataataataataataataataattttattaattttcca contains the following coding sequences:
- the LOC125423437 gene encoding uncharacterized protein LOC125423437: MAKAEGSGTTVEDVKLHIAALQGNCSVVSNFIGNNINRAITDKQETILHIATLARQDKFVEKLVSRLKREDLELVNVMGSNPLCYAAISGSVKIAKHMVQAGSHRLVNPESGVKPLLVAASVEHGEMVRYLFDKTDLQKWNKVEQAELFTACIYMGLYVKGFQVPCKRTSNQSQALELLGKLFSCALSSDEENPLIRTEEVENLLYEAAEVGNVDFLIKLIQHNPQLVWANEMTGSIFHIAVKNRHENIFSLLFQLGAIKDIIAKIVTSGENNLLHIAAKLAPQDKLNTVRPTALKMQRELLWFKEVEKIVPNSYREMKNSDGFTPRALFVDSHKYLREEGERWMKETARASMFVTALVAIILFIASFSIPGGFDNSSGKPVLLKQNLFTVFSISDAVGLVSSSVSMLMFLSILTSPYVEEDFLVSLPFKLMIGLTSLFISITAVMVAFSATLNLYHHGIAFVSVILVFVPILYFSLIYSLLVELFQSLCGSRFLFKPRNRLFN